A window of the Streptomyces finlayi genome harbors these coding sequences:
- a CDS encoding GntR family transcriptional regulator, which yields MTFGEQPAYLRVASDLREKIVNGALPPRTRLPSQARIREEYGVSDTVALEARKVLMAEGLVEGRSGSGTYVRERPVPRRIARSGYRTGGGANPFRQEQTAEGARGTWESRSEQEEASAEIAERLGIEPGDRVMRTRYVFREAGEPMMLSTSWEPLAVTGRTPVMLPEEGPLGGCGVVDRMAAIDVVVDNVAEDVGARPGLAEELLALGGVPGHVVMVVERTYYASGRAVETADVVVPADRYRIAYHLPVK from the coding sequence GTGACTTTCGGTGAGCAGCCCGCCTATCTGCGCGTTGCGAGCGATCTCAGAGAGAAGATCGTCAACGGCGCTCTTCCGCCCCGTACCCGCCTGCCGTCGCAGGCCCGTATTCGCGAGGAATACGGAGTCTCGGACACCGTCGCCCTGGAGGCGCGCAAAGTGCTCATGGCCGAGGGGCTGGTCGAAGGGCGCTCCGGCTCCGGCACCTATGTGCGCGAGCGCCCCGTCCCGCGCCGGATCGCCCGCTCCGGCTACCGGACGGGCGGCGGCGCCAACCCCTTTCGCCAGGAACAGACGGCGGAAGGGGCGCGAGGCACCTGGGAGTCCCGCAGCGAGCAGGAGGAGGCGAGTGCGGAGATCGCCGAACGGCTCGGCATCGAACCGGGCGACCGGGTGATGCGTACGAGATACGTGTTCCGGGAAGCGGGCGAGCCGATGATGCTCTCCACCTCCTGGGAACCGCTGGCGGTCACGGGGCGTACGCCGGTGATGCTGCCCGAGGAGGGACCGCTGGGCGGCTGCGGGGTGGTGGACCGGATGGCGGCCATCGATGTCGTCGTGGACAACGTGGCCGAGGACGTCGGCGCGAGGCCGGGGCTGGCGGAGGAGCTCCTGGCGCTCGGCGGTGTACCCGGTCATGTGGTGATGGTGGTCGAGCGGACGTACTACGCCTCGGGCCGGGCCGTCGAGACGGCGGATGTCGTGGTGCCGGCCGACCGCTATCGGATCGCCTACCATCTGCCGGTCAAGTGA
- a CDS encoding S8 family peptidase, which translates to MRHTPYTRRRLAAASVIAGAAMALTTAAAFPATASESAPEGRIENAGAPGAISGSYIVTLDESAADADSASGKALAKEYGAKIKKTYSAALNGYAVELSAAQAKKFAADPAVESVAQNRTFTISATQPSPPSWGLDRIDQKALPLNQSYTYPDTAGQGVTAYIIDTGVRITHSDFGGRASYGFDAVDNDNTAQDGHGHGTHVAGTVAGTAYGVAKKAKIVGVRVLDNAGSGTTAGVVAGIDWVTANAVKPAVANMSLGGGADSVLDTAVRNSIASGITYAVAAGNESTNASTKSPARVAEAITVGSTTSTDARSSFSNYGTVVDLFAPGSSIKSTWNTGDTATNTISGTSMASPHVAGAAALYLAANPGQTPAQVSAGLVAASSTGVVTNPGTGSPNRLLNVGSGTVTPPGPKFENTTGYAIADHSTVEAPVTVTGVAGNAPAALSVPVNITHTYIGDLKIDLVAPDGSVYTLKAYGTGGSADNVNTTYSVNASSEAANGTWKLRVSDNASADTGRLNSWAMQF; encoded by the coding sequence ATGCGTCACACCCCCTACACGCGTCGAAGACTGGCCGCGGCGAGCGTCATAGCCGGTGCCGCCATGGCACTCACCACCGCGGCGGCCTTCCCCGCCACCGCCTCGGAGTCCGCGCCGGAAGGCCGGATCGAGAACGCCGGAGCCCCGGGCGCCATCAGCGGCAGCTACATCGTCACCCTCGACGAATCGGCGGCCGACGCGGACTCCGCGTCCGGCAAGGCCCTCGCCAAGGAGTACGGCGCCAAGATCAAGAAGACCTACAGCGCCGCGCTCAACGGCTACGCCGTCGAACTCTCGGCCGCGCAGGCGAAGAAGTTCGCGGCCGACCCGGCCGTCGAGTCCGTCGCCCAGAACCGCACCTTCACGATCTCGGCCACCCAGCCCTCGCCGCCCTCGTGGGGCCTGGACCGGATCGACCAGAAGGCTCTGCCGCTGAACCAGAGCTACACCTACCCGGACACCGCGGGCCAGGGTGTCACGGCGTACATCATCGACACCGGTGTGCGGATCACCCACAGCGACTTCGGCGGCCGGGCCTCGTACGGCTTCGACGCCGTCGACAACGACAACACCGCGCAGGACGGCCACGGCCACGGCACCCACGTCGCGGGCACCGTCGCCGGTACGGCGTACGGCGTCGCCAAGAAGGCGAAGATCGTCGGCGTCCGCGTCCTCGACAACGCCGGATCCGGCACCACCGCGGGCGTCGTCGCCGGTATCGACTGGGTGACGGCCAACGCCGTCAAGCCGGCCGTCGCCAACATGAGCCTCGGCGGCGGGGCGGACAGCGTGCTCGACACGGCCGTCCGCAACTCCATCGCCTCCGGCATCACCTATGCCGTCGCGGCGGGCAACGAGTCGACCAACGCCTCCACCAAGTCCCCGGCGCGCGTCGCCGAGGCCATCACCGTCGGTTCCACCACGAGCACCGACGCCCGCTCCAGCTTCTCCAACTACGGCACGGTTGTGGACCTGTTCGCCCCGGGCTCCTCGATCAAGTCGACGTGGAACACGGGCGACACCGCCACCAACACCATCTCCGGCACGTCGATGGCGAGCCCGCACGTGGCCGGTGCCGCCGCCCTCTACCTGGCGGCCAACCCGGGCCAGACCCCGGCGCAGGTCTCGGCCGGCCTGGTCGCGGCGTCCTCGACCGGCGTGGTGACCAACCCGGGCACCGGCTCCCCGAACCGCCTGCTGAACGTCGGCAGCGGCACGGTCACGCCGCCCGGACCGAAGTTCGAGAACACGACCGGCTACGCCATCGCGGACCACTCCACGGTGGAGGCCCCGGTCACCGTCACCGGTGTCGCCGGTAACGCGCCGGCCGCGCTGAGTGTCCCGGTCAACATCACGCACACGTACATCGGCGACCTGAAGATCGACCTGGTCGCGCCCGACGGGTCGGTCTACACCCTGAAGGCGTACGGCACGGGCGGCAGCGCCGACAACGTGAACACCACCTACTCGGTGAACGCGTCGTCGGAGGCCGCCAACGGCACCTGGAAGCTCCGGGTCAGCGACAACGCGTCGGCCGACACGGGACGCCTCAACTCCTGGGCCATGCAGTTCTGA
- a CDS encoding threonine synthase, whose amino-acid sequence MTTYLCPQDGTRADTTSLTWRCPECGGPWDLDFRISEPLSPNSLAGRVNSLWRYEEVLPLSAPATTLGEGRTPLVPLTDTVSAKLDFLMPTLSFKDRGAVMLAELARRLNPDRVVADSSGNAGTAVAAYCARAGLPCTVYVPEGTSPKKTEQIRAHGAQLHIVPGDREATALAARSAADAPGTFYASHVFNPYFLHGTKTYVYEMWEDLGGQLPDAIAVPVGNGTLLLGAALATRELLAQGLIERRPALIAVQAEAVAPLAAAFRAGADDLLDGAGDGPAAPTLAEGIAIPRPPRARQILAAVRASGGTFLTVPEDRIRSAQLDLAARGLYVETTGVACWAAVGDWTDRSVVVPLCGAGLKTGPAS is encoded by the coding sequence ATGACCACCTACCTCTGTCCGCAGGACGGCACCCGGGCCGATACGACCTCGCTGACCTGGCGTTGTCCGGAATGCGGCGGCCCCTGGGACCTCGACTTCCGGATCAGCGAACCCCTCTCTCCCAACTCCCTGGCGGGCCGCGTCAATTCACTGTGGCGTTACGAAGAAGTGCTGCCGCTCTCCGCCCCGGCGACCACACTCGGTGAGGGCCGCACCCCGCTCGTCCCCCTCACGGACACGGTCTCGGCCAAGCTCGACTTCCTCATGCCGACGCTCTCGTTCAAGGACCGCGGCGCCGTGATGCTCGCCGAGCTGGCCCGGCGGCTGAATCCCGACCGTGTGGTCGCCGACAGCAGCGGGAACGCGGGCACCGCCGTCGCCGCCTACTGCGCCCGGGCCGGGCTGCCCTGCACGGTGTACGTCCCCGAGGGGACCTCCCCGAAGAAGACCGAGCAGATCCGGGCCCACGGCGCTCAGCTGCACATCGTCCCCGGCGACCGCGAGGCCACCGCGCTTGCCGCCCGCAGCGCCGCGGACGCCCCCGGCACCTTCTACGCCTCGCACGTCTTCAACCCGTACTTCCTGCACGGCACGAAGACCTATGTGTACGAGATGTGGGAGGACCTCGGCGGGCAACTGCCGGACGCGATCGCCGTCCCCGTCGGCAACGGAACGCTCCTGCTCGGCGCGGCCCTCGCCACGCGGGAACTGCTCGCCCAGGGGCTGATCGAGCGGCGCCCGGCCCTCATCGCCGTGCAGGCGGAGGCCGTCGCGCCGCTGGCCGCCGCCTTCCGGGCGGGGGCCGACGACCTCCTCGACGGCGCGGGCGACGGCCCCGCCGCCCCCACGCTCGCCGAAGGCATCGCCATCCCCCGCCCGCCGCGCGCCCGCCAGATCCTGGCGGCCGTACGCGCATCGGGCGGCACCTTCCTCACCGTGCCGGAGGACCGCATCCGCAGCGCACAGCTGGACCTGGCCGCCCGCGGCCTCTACGTCGAGACGACCGGAGTCGCCTGCTGGGCGGCCGTGGGCGACTGGACCGACCGCAGCGTGGTCGTTCCGCTGTGCGGCGCCGGACTCAAGACCGGTCCGGCCTCCTGA
- a CDS encoding discoidin domain-containing protein has protein sequence MRISRISLLTSLVAGTLIAPLPPLSHAAAHPTTPPAAAACAPPHGGDASWAQTSTRLGEADGYDPYVGNGYLGHRVPPTGAGYAATGEKTGWPLFTPRYDGAFVSGLYARDKNTAEGRDVIAALPSWTTLDVRVGKETYGSGTPAGRVSHYRQTVLLRCGVVVTSLRWTTADGRATDLTYEVLADRSDVHTGAVRLRMTPHWDGEATVTGHLDRRGARRVAVADDGTFRTLGSRTAGAVAQTMRRGSGIVETLRPRPKTTTAPRATPAPLVTPTPKATPVRSGRTYTFEKYVGIDTALTSPDPLASARSAADRAARRGWARVYADNAAAWREAWSADIAVPGSPELQAWLRAARYGLLANTRPGSSDSIAPAGLTSDNYAGMVFWDAETWMYPGLLATHPELARSVVEYRYRTRDAAAENAQKLGYRGLFYPWTSASEGRLDTECQSWDPPHCLTQNHLQGDIALAVWQYYLATGDRAWLAGRGWPLLKGIADFWQSRATANDDGGYSVKNVAGPDEYSNGVTDGVFTNAVAATALRHAARAAELLGRPAPTAWRRLADGLRIPYDKKRKIFLQYAGYNGSTIKQADTALLIYPLEWPMEPGAAAATLDHYAARTDPDGPAMTDSVHAVDAATIGEPGCATYTYLQRAVRPFVRGPYALFSEARGEKSGAQDPLSGFPAEDFLTGKGGFLQVFTHGLTGLRLREDGVRLDPMLPPQLREGVTLTGLRYQGRTYEMAIGARRTEVRLTSGAPFTVHTPAGPRRLSATLTLPTRRPDLAPTSDAARCRPATATSETPGLYAAAAVDGSPATGWAPDGAEGALSVDLGRVSAITSLVPRWSDVRPESHRLDASLDGSRWRPYRPGTAARYVRVTVTSADAEKPAGIDELTVTTDG, from the coding sequence GTGAGAATCTCGCGCATCTCTCTGCTGACGTCCTTGGTCGCGGGCACTCTGATCGCGCCCCTGCCACCCCTCTCCCACGCGGCCGCCCACCCCACGACACCGCCGGCGGCGGCTGCCTGCGCGCCCCCGCACGGCGGTGACGCCTCCTGGGCGCAGACCTCCACGCGGCTCGGCGAAGCCGACGGGTACGACCCTTACGTCGGCAACGGCTACCTGGGCCACCGCGTGCCCCCGACCGGTGCCGGCTACGCGGCGACCGGCGAGAAGACGGGCTGGCCGCTGTTCACCCCTCGCTACGACGGCGCCTTCGTCTCCGGCCTGTACGCCCGCGACAAGAACACCGCCGAGGGCCGCGACGTGATCGCCGCCCTGCCGAGCTGGACGACGCTCGACGTACGCGTCGGCAAGGAGACCTACGGTTCCGGCACCCCGGCCGGACGCGTCTCGCACTACCGCCAGACGGTCCTCCTGCGCTGCGGAGTGGTCGTCACCTCCCTGCGCTGGACCACGGCCGACGGCCGCGCGACCGACCTGACGTACGAGGTGCTGGCCGACCGTTCCGACGTCCACACCGGTGCCGTACGCCTGCGGATGACCCCGCACTGGGACGGCGAGGCAACCGTGACGGGCCACCTGGACCGGCGTGGGGCGCGCCGGGTCGCGGTGGCCGACGACGGCACCTTCCGCACCCTGGGCAGCCGCACGGCGGGGGCCGTCGCCCAGACGATGCGACGCGGTTCGGGAATCGTCGAGACGCTGCGGCCCCGACCGAAGACCACTACCGCACCACGGGCCACACCCGCACCGCTCGTCACGCCCACACCGAAGGCCACACCCGTGCGCAGCGGGCGCACCTACACCTTCGAGAAGTACGTGGGGATCGACACCGCCCTCACCTCACCCGATCCGCTCGCTTCCGCGCGCTCCGCGGCCGACCGCGCCGCCCGGCGCGGCTGGGCGCGTGTCTACGCGGACAACGCCGCCGCCTGGCGCGAGGCATGGTCCGCCGACATCGCCGTGCCGGGCAGCCCCGAACTCCAGGCATGGCTGCGGGCCGCACGCTACGGGCTGCTGGCCAACACCCGCCCCGGCTCCTCGGACAGCATCGCCCCCGCCGGGCTCACCAGCGACAACTACGCGGGCATGGTGTTCTGGGACGCCGAGACATGGATGTACCCGGGGCTGCTCGCCACCCATCCCGAACTGGCCCGTTCCGTCGTCGAGTACCGCTACCGGACCCGGGACGCGGCCGCCGAGAACGCCCAAAAGCTAGGCTACCGGGGCCTGTTCTACCCCTGGACGAGCGCGAGCGAGGGGCGACTGGACACCGAGTGCCAGAGCTGGGACCCGCCGCACTGCCTGACGCAGAACCACCTCCAGGGCGACATCGCCCTCGCCGTCTGGCAGTACTACCTGGCCACCGGGGACCGCGCCTGGCTGGCCGGGCGCGGCTGGCCGCTGCTGAAGGGCATCGCCGACTTCTGGCAGTCGCGCGCCACCGCGAACGACGACGGCGGTTACTCCGTGAAGAACGTGGCGGGCCCCGACGAGTACAGCAACGGTGTCACCGACGGCGTCTTCACCAACGCCGTCGCCGCCACCGCTCTGCGCCACGCGGCCCGCGCCGCCGAACTGCTCGGCCGCCCGGCGCCCACCGCGTGGAGGCGCCTCGCGGACGGCCTGCGCATCCCGTACGACAAGAAACGGAAGATCTTCCTTCAGTACGCGGGCTACAACGGCTCCACCATCAAACAGGCCGATACCGCCCTGCTGATCTACCCACTGGAGTGGCCGATGGAGCCGGGCGCGGCCGCCGCCACCCTCGACCACTACGCCGCGCGCACCGACCCGGACGGGCCCGCCATGACGGACTCGGTGCACGCCGTCGACGCGGCCACGATCGGGGAACCCGGGTGTGCCACGTACACCTATCTCCAGCGTGCCGTGCGGCCGTTCGTCCGCGGACCGTACGCGCTCTTCTCCGAGGCACGTGGCGAGAAGTCCGGGGCGCAGGACCCGCTCTCCGGCTTCCCCGCCGAGGACTTCCTCACCGGGAAGGGCGGCTTCCTCCAGGTCTTCACGCACGGGCTCACGGGGCTGCGGCTGCGCGAGGACGGGGTGCGGCTCGACCCGATGCTGCCGCCGCAGCTGCGCGAGGGCGTCACACTGACGGGGCTCCGATACCAGGGGCGTACGTACGAAATGGCCATCGGGGCCCGGCGGACCGAGGTCCGGCTCACGTCCGGCGCCCCGTTCACGGTCCACACCCCGGCAGGCCCGCGCCGTCTCTCCGCCACTCTCACCCTGCCCACCCGGCGCCCCGATCTCGCGCCGACGTCCGACGCGGCGCGCTGCCGCCCGGCGACGGCGACCTCCGAGACGCCTGGCCTGTACGCGGCGGCCGCGGTGGACGGCAGTCCGGCGACGGGCTGGGCACCGGACGGGGCGGAGGGCGCGCTGTCCGTGGACCTGGGCCGGGTGTCCGCGATCACCTCCCTCGTACCGCGATGGAGCGACGTACGGCCCGAGTCGCACCGGCTGGACGCCTCGCTCGACGGCAGCCGCTGGCGGCCGTACCGGCCGGGGACGGCCGCCAGATATGTGCGGGTGACGGTGACGTCGGCCGATGCGGAGAAGCCCGCGGGCATCGACGAGCTGACGGTGACGACGGACGGGTGA
- a CDS encoding enoyl-CoA hydratase/isomerase family protein — protein MTVRVSYEDTVAWVCLDRPPLNLFDTSQQLAAELALGELETHDGLRAVVFTGAHGHFSAGGDVKEMGALRPDEVAEYAGRISRLTRQVAALPVPVVAAMEGFVLGGGCELALAADVRVCAPTARFALPETPLGLIPGAGGTQRLPRLIGLSRAKDIIFSGRMVHADEAARIGLVDAVVPVEDLLPTARAWALRYTASPAGALAAAKQAMDEGVDGPLEAGLDLERALFAPLLADGERTDHFRRFQTSPAKTVTSCAH, from the coding sequence GTGACGGTGCGCGTCAGCTACGAGGACACCGTGGCGTGGGTCTGCCTGGACCGGCCGCCGCTCAACCTCTTCGACACGTCGCAGCAGCTCGCCGCCGAGCTGGCGCTGGGAGAGCTGGAGACCCACGACGGGCTGCGCGCCGTGGTGTTCACCGGCGCCCACGGCCACTTCTCGGCCGGCGGCGATGTGAAGGAGATGGGCGCCCTGCGGCCGGACGAGGTGGCCGAGTACGCCGGGCGGATCAGCCGTCTGACCCGGCAGGTCGCCGCGCTGCCCGTCCCCGTCGTCGCCGCCATGGAGGGCTTCGTCCTCGGCGGGGGCTGCGAACTCGCCCTGGCCGCCGACGTACGCGTCTGTGCGCCCACCGCCCGCTTCGCCCTTCCCGAGACACCGCTGGGCCTGATCCCGGGCGCCGGAGGCACCCAGCGGCTGCCCCGGCTGATCGGGCTGTCCCGGGCCAAGGACATCATCTTCTCCGGGCGCATGGTGCACGCCGACGAGGCGGCCCGTATCGGGCTCGTGGACGCCGTCGTCCCGGTGGAGGACCTCCTTCCGACCGCCCGCGCGTGGGCCCTGCGCTACACCGCGAGTCCGGCCGGTGCGCTGGCCGCCGCCAAGCAGGCCATGGACGAGGGCGTGGACGGCCCGCTGGAGGCCGGACTCGACCTGGAGCGCGCTCTGTTCGCGCCCCTGCTGGCAGACGGGGAACGTACCGACCACTTCCGCCGCTTCCAGACGTCACCGGCAAAAACCGTCACCTCCTGCGCCCACTGA
- a CDS encoding SDR family NAD(P)-dependent oxidoreductase, whose protein sequence is MRAVVTGGTAGLGRYIAEGFLQAGAQVVCGARGEGQSGELVKRYGEFVHYHPADVREPASVDGLMTEAADRFGGVDIVVANAGITRNGTVRRLSPEHWRDVMSTNVDGVFHTVQAALPHLERGGGGTILTLSSAMTGRIAPGASAYVASKAAVEAFTRCCAVEFAGRRVRVNCLSPGILTVGMGAAVCADERLRAAYWPRLLAGRAGTPQEAVNAAVFLVSPAASYVNGQVVQVDGGLL, encoded by the coding sequence ATGCGCGCGGTCGTCACGGGCGGCACCGCGGGGCTCGGCCGGTACATCGCCGAGGGGTTCCTCCAGGCGGGTGCGCAGGTCGTGTGCGGCGCCAGAGGAGAGGGTCAGTCCGGTGAACTCGTCAAAAGATACGGGGAGTTCGTCCACTACCATCCGGCCGATGTGCGCGAACCCGCCTCCGTCGACGGGCTGATGACAGAGGCCGCCGACCGGTTCGGCGGCGTGGACATCGTCGTCGCCAATGCCGGCATCACCCGCAACGGCACGGTGCGCAGACTCAGCCCGGAGCACTGGCGGGACGTGATGAGCACCAACGTGGACGGCGTCTTCCACACCGTGCAGGCAGCTCTGCCCCATCTCGAACGCGGCGGCGGCGGCACGATCCTGACCCTGTCCTCCGCGATGACCGGCCGGATCGCCCCCGGCGCGAGCGCCTACGTGGCGTCCAAGGCGGCGGTCGAGGCGTTCACACGCTGCTGCGCGGTGGAGTTCGCCGGCCGCCGGGTCCGGGTGAACTGTCTGTCGCCCGGCATCCTCACCGTGGGTATGGGCGCAGCGGTCTGCGCGGACGAACGGCTGAGGGCGGCGTACTGGCCCCGCCTGCTCGCCGGCCGGGCCGGCACGCCCCAGGAGGCCGTGAACGCGGCCGTCTTCCTGGTCAGCCCCGCTGCCTCGTACGTCAACGGGCAGGTCGTCCAGGTCGACGGAGGACTCCTGTGA
- a CDS encoding 3-oxoacyl-[acyl-carrier-protein] synthase III C-terminal domain-containing protein: protein MDFSTSAAGTDPLVPPAGAEPFPYEISGAHADLGTIVGMDDWAGRARVPDRHRPGGHLSGATLTKLLGVRGKSWDPAHFASLDAVVAVARQALDQGGLDPSDVTAVVLVTCTPYQVMLDQDAFALMRRLGIADRVPPVQLGAGCGGLARAAAVVSAMRAERALVVAYNITSRVSTGSDGSLLPQYAENSAHPYGRNLWASPALFSDGAAALVLLRDAEADGVLLYSRDSRSFDGGPAVTDPLIHFLGSGSSHPAGTPGADELSAYGMNSPEIRRYYSTGMKLNHQVLQAARPGYLKEISRLYTHQAHPFLVDAFLAETDIPAEKAPGNARTIGNIAAPSTIALLHADLRAGALTPGDLVCLSVVGSGPERGAFLARMAAE, encoded by the coding sequence ATGGATTTCTCCACCTCCGCCGCCGGCACCGATCCTCTCGTCCCTCCGGCGGGAGCCGAGCCGTTCCCGTACGAGATCAGCGGCGCCCACGCGGACCTGGGAACCATCGTCGGCATGGACGACTGGGCCGGTCGGGCCCGCGTCCCCGACCGCCACCGGCCTGGTGGCCACCTGAGCGGCGCGACGCTCACGAAGCTGCTCGGCGTACGGGGCAAGAGCTGGGACCCGGCGCACTTCGCGAGCCTCGACGCGGTCGTCGCGGTCGCCCGGCAGGCTCTGGACCAGGGCGGGCTCGACCCCTCCGACGTCACCGCGGTCGTCCTCGTGACGTGCACGCCCTACCAGGTGATGCTCGACCAGGACGCCTTCGCGCTCATGCGGCGGCTGGGGATCGCCGACCGCGTCCCGCCCGTGCAACTCGGCGCGGGCTGCGGGGGTCTGGCGCGCGCGGCGGCGGTCGTCTCGGCGATGCGCGCCGAGCGCGCCCTCGTCGTCGCGTACAACATCACGAGCCGCGTCAGCACCGGCTCCGACGGCTCGCTGCTCCCCCAGTACGCCGAGAACTCCGCCCACCCGTACGGCAGGAACCTGTGGGCCTCCCCCGCGCTCTTCTCCGACGGAGCCGCGGCCCTGGTCCTGCTCCGTGACGCGGAGGCCGACGGTGTCCTGCTCTACTCCCGCGACAGCCGGTCCTTCGACGGCGGCCCCGCCGTCACCGACCCGCTGATCCACTTCCTGGGCAGCGGCAGCAGCCACCCGGCCGGCACTCCGGGAGCGGACGAGCTCTCCGCGTACGGCATGAACTCACCCGAGATCCGCCGCTACTACAGCACCGGTATGAAGCTCAACCACCAGGTTCTACAGGCCGCCCGCCCCGGCTACCTCAAGGAGATCAGCCGTCTGTACACGCATCAGGCGCACCCCTTCCTCGTCGACGCGTTCCTGGCCGAGACGGACATCCCCGCGGAGAAGGCCCCGGGCAACGCCCGGACGATCGGCAACATCGCCGCCCCTTCCACCATCGCGCTCCTGCACGCCGACCTGCGGGCCGGCGCCCTGACACCCGGCGACCTGGTCTGCCTCTCGGTGGTCGGCTCGGGCCCGGAGCGCGGAGCGTTCCTGGCACGGATGGCCGCGGAATGA
- a CDS encoding BlaI/MecI/CopY family transcriptional regulator has product MTDRNKDGTDEQPRRRGQGELEAQVLSTLCRAPGPVTAAWVQERLGGHLAYTTVMTILTRLRAKGAVERRREGRSFQWTPTADEAGLAALRMRKVLDGEADREAVLTSFLTALTPGDEQLLRELLTQAADEPEA; this is encoded by the coding sequence GTGACAGACCGGAACAAGGACGGCACGGACGAGCAGCCCCGCCGCCGCGGCCAGGGCGAGCTGGAGGCACAGGTGCTGTCCACGCTGTGCCGGGCGCCGGGGCCCGTGACGGCGGCCTGGGTGCAGGAGCGGCTCGGCGGCCACCTCGCGTACACGACGGTGATGACCATCCTGACCCGTCTGCGGGCCAAGGGTGCGGTCGAGCGGCGCCGCGAAGGCCGTTCCTTCCAGTGGACTCCGACCGCGGACGAGGCCGGCCTCGCCGCGCTGCGCATGCGCAAGGTCCTGGACGGGGAGGCGGACCGGGAGGCCGTGCTGACCAGCTTCCTGACGGCCCTGACTCCCGGCGACGAGCAACTGCTGCGCGAGCTGCTGACACAGGCGGCCGACGAGCCGGAGGCGTAG
- a CDS encoding M56 family metallopeptidase, which produces MGVFVFLPLVLPLTAWPVARLAAHHLHPRTATRLLSAVAAVLAVCSTLCLALLVVVGTAQLPGNPLPDGWSDPEVRAVVPYDEVAGKVAIPALVAVLVACARAAWRHHRVRRGVERALAGLPATQVAVLPDDAPYAYALPGRPRGRVVVSTALLACLDAEERRALFAHERAHLDGLHHRFLLTVRLAARANPFLRPLRTAVAYTAERWADEDAAGAVGSRRVVARAIGKAALVSRGAPAATFAGLAAPGPVPRRVAALLAPAPAARTWPPAFTAAGMAVWAAAVGATVSALSSANTAVTLFLVLRAATPL; this is translated from the coding sequence ATGGGTGTCTTCGTCTTCCTGCCTCTGGTACTGCCCCTGACCGCCTGGCCCGTGGCGCGCCTGGCCGCCCATCATCTGCACCCGCGTACCGCGACCCGGCTGCTGTCGGCCGTCGCGGCGGTGCTGGCGGTGTGCAGCACCCTGTGCCTGGCCCTCCTGGTCGTCGTCGGTACCGCCCAGCTGCCGGGCAACCCGCTGCCCGACGGCTGGTCGGACCCGGAAGTGCGTGCCGTGGTGCCGTACGACGAGGTGGCGGGCAAGGTGGCCATACCCGCCCTGGTCGCCGTGCTCGTCGCGTGCGCGAGGGCCGCATGGCGTCATCACCGCGTACGGCGCGGCGTCGAACGCGCCCTGGCGGGGCTGCCCGCCACTCAGGTGGCGGTGCTCCCCGACGACGCGCCGTACGCCTACGCGCTGCCCGGTCGCCCCAGGGGGCGCGTCGTGGTGTCCACGGCCCTGCTGGCGTGCCTGGACGCGGAGGAACGCCGGGCGCTGTTCGCGCACGAGCGCGCCCATCTGGACGGCCTGCACCACCGGTTCCTGCTGACGGTACGGCTGGCGGCACGGGCCAACCCGTTCCTCCGGCCGCTGCGGACCGCCGTCGCCTACACCGCGGAACGGTGGGCGGACGAGGACGCCGCAGGGGCGGTGGGCAGCCGACGGGTGGTGGCGCGCGCGATCGGCAAGGCGGCGCTGGTCTCCCGCGGCGCGCCCGCGGCGACGTTCGCCGGCCTGGCCGCACCGGGACCGGTACCGCGCCGGGTCGCGGCCCTGCTCGCACCGGCCCCGGCCGCCCGGACCTGGCCGCCGGCCTTCACCGCCGCGGGTATGGCGGTCTGGGCCGCCGCGGTCGGCGCGACGGTGTCGGCGCTGTCGTCGGCGAACACGGCGGTCACACTGTTCCTCGTGCTGAGAGCCGCGACGCCGCTGTGA
- a CDS encoding tellurite resistance TerB family protein produces MALWDRLKESASTMQTQLNSKKNDLKSGAFRDASMAMCALVAAADGTVDPAERARVAQLIATNEVLQNFSADDLRRRFDENLTKLTTDFAFGKVSVLQEIAKAKKKPAEARAVIQIGIVIGGADGDFDKTEQAVVREACFTLDLPPHEFDL; encoded by the coding sequence ATGGCACTGTGGGACCGCCTCAAGGAATCCGCATCGACGATGCAGACCCAGCTCAACTCCAAGAAGAACGATCTGAAGAGCGGGGCCTTCCGCGACGCGAGCATGGCGATGTGCGCGCTCGTCGCGGCTGCCGACGGCACCGTCGATCCGGCCGAGCGGGCCCGGGTCGCCCAGCTCATCGCCACCAACGAGGTGCTGCAGAACTTCTCGGCCGACGACCTGCGGCGTCGCTTCGACGAGAACCTGACCAAGCTCACCACCGACTTCGCGTTCGGCAAGGTCAGCGTGCTCCAGGAGATCGCCAAGGCGAAGAAGAAGCCCGCCGAGGCGCGTGCCGTCATCCAGATCGGCATCGTCATCGGGGGCGCGGACGGCGACTTCGACAAGACCGAACAGGCCGTCGTCCGCGAAGCCTGCTTCACGCTCGACCTGCCGCCCCACGAGTTCGACCTTTAG